A genomic region of Aureimonas populi contains the following coding sequences:
- the pdxA gene encoding 4-hydroxythreonine-4-phosphate dehydrogenase PdxA, producing MNAHAARGALLAVSVGEPSGVGPDLALLAYRRNREAGLPPFFLLADPTMLASRAARLDIDIAIEPVETAVQAAFVFPRALPVLPLVNRHVDSPGRIEPANAFGTVEAIDRGVRLVMGGEAAALTTLPIDKKALYDCGFAHPGHTEYLAALCQELTGKQAMPVMMLTGPELSAVPVTIHVPLADVPRLLTTELILETARIVVRDLKERFGIAAPRLALAGLNPHAGERGAIGQEDEAVIAPAVAILRAQGFDAVGPLPADTMFHPPARARYDVALCMYHDQALIPAKTLAFDETVNVTLGLPLVRTSPDHGTAADIAGTGSARPQSFFSALRLAARMAGLPREKAAAS from the coding sequence ATGAACGCGCACGCGGCGCGCGGCGCGCTTCTGGCCGTCAGCGTCGGCGAGCCTTCCGGTGTCGGGCCGGACCTTGCGCTACTGGCCTATCGGCGGAATCGGGAGGCGGGGCTGCCGCCCTTCTTCCTGCTGGCCGACCCGACGATGCTGGCCTCGCGCGCAGCCCGGCTGGATATCGACATCGCCATCGAACCCGTGGAAACCGCCGTTCAGGCGGCTTTTGTCTTCCCGCGCGCGCTGCCCGTGCTGCCACTCGTCAACCGGCATGTCGACAGTCCGGGCCGGATCGAGCCGGCAAACGCCTTCGGCACCGTCGAGGCCATAGATCGGGGCGTGCGGCTGGTGATGGGCGGCGAGGCCGCCGCGCTGACCACCTTACCGATCGACAAGAAGGCGCTCTACGATTGCGGCTTCGCCCATCCTGGCCACACGGAGTATCTGGCCGCGCTTTGCCAGGAACTGACCGGCAAGCAGGCGATGCCCGTCATGATGCTGACCGGCCCGGAGCTTTCGGCCGTACCCGTCACCATCCATGTGCCGCTGGCCGATGTTCCAAGGCTCTTGACGACGGAGTTGATCCTGGAGACCGCCCGGATCGTGGTGCGTGACCTGAAGGAGCGCTTCGGCATAGCGGCCCCGCGGCTGGCTCTCGCGGGCCTGAACCCGCATGCGGGCGAAAGGGGTGCGATCGGGCAGGAGGACGAGGCGGTGATCGCACCGGCCGTCGCGATCCTGCGTGCGCAAGGGTTCGACGCGGTGGGGCCCCTGCCCGCCGACACCATGTTCCACCCCCCTGCCCGTGCGCGCTACGACGTGGCCCTTTGCATGTATCACGATCAGGCGCTGATCCCGGCCAAGACGCTGGCCTTCGACGAAACGGTCAATGTCACGCTCGGCCTGCCGCTGGTGCGCACCTCGCCGGACCACGGCACGGCGGCCGACATCGCCGGGACGGGCTCGGCACGGCCGCAAAGCTTCTTCAGCGCCCTGCGCCTCGCCGCTCGTATGGCCGGGCTGCCTCGCGAAAAGGCCGCTGCCTCGTGA
- the fabF gene encoding beta-ketoacyl-ACP synthase II produces the protein MRRVVITGVGMVSPLGANVDVTWKRLLDGRSGARKIEEFEVSDLPCRIGCRIPLGDGTDGSFNPDLWMEPKEQRKVGDFIVYAVAAAAEALDDANWHPESYEDQIATGVLIGSGIGGLEGIEKTSLILAEKGPRRISPFFIPGALINLASGHVSIRNGLKGPNHSVVTACSTGAHAIGDAARLIALGDADVMVAGGAESPVCRLSLAGFAACRALSTGYNDDPTAASRPYDKGRDGFVMGEGAGIVVLEDYEHAKARGARIYAEVIGYGLSGDAYHITAPAEDGDGAYRCMKAALKRAGIEPSQIDYINAHGTSTPLGDEIELRAIERLLGDAAAGISMSSTKSAVGHLLGAAGAVEAIFSALAIRDNVAPPTLNLDDPSVETKIDLVPHRKREKQIDVVLSNSFGFGGTNASLVLRRVEA, from the coding sequence ATGAGACGAGTCGTCATAACCGGCGTCGGCATGGTCAGCCCTCTCGGCGCCAATGTCGACGTGACCTGGAAGCGCCTTCTGGATGGCCGGAGCGGTGCACGCAAGATCGAGGAATTCGAGGTTTCCGATCTTCCCTGCCGCATCGGCTGCCGTATTCCCCTGGGCGACGGCACCGACGGGAGCTTCAATCCGGATCTCTGGATGGAGCCCAAGGAGCAGCGCAAGGTCGGCGACTTCATCGTCTACGCCGTCGCAGCGGCCGCCGAGGCTCTGGACGATGCCAACTGGCACCCGGAATCCTACGAGGACCAGATCGCCACCGGCGTTCTGATCGGATCGGGGATCGGCGGGCTCGAAGGCATCGAGAAGACGTCGCTCATCCTGGCGGAGAAGGGGCCGAGGCGCATCAGCCCCTTCTTCATTCCCGGGGCGCTGATCAATCTCGCCTCCGGTCATGTTTCGATTCGAAACGGCTTGAAGGGCCCGAACCATTCGGTGGTGACGGCCTGTTCGACGGGCGCTCATGCCATCGGCGACGCCGCGCGCCTCATCGCGCTCGGCGACGCGGATGTCATGGTGGCGGGCGGCGCGGAATCGCCCGTCTGCCGTCTGTCGCTGGCCGGCTTTGCCGCCTGCCGCGCGCTCTCCACCGGCTATAACGACGATCCCACCGCCGCCTCGCGCCCCTACGACAAGGGCCGCGACGGTTTCGTCATGGGCGAGGGCGCCGGCATCGTCGTGCTGGAGGATTACGAGCACGCGAAGGCACGCGGCGCGCGCATCTATGCCGAGGTGATCGGCTACGGCCTGTCGGGCGACGCCTACCACATCACCGCCCCGGCGGAGGACGGAGACGGCGCCTATCGCTGCATGAAGGCCGCGTTGAAGCGCGCCGGCATCGAGCCTTCGCAGATCGACTACATCAACGCCCACGGAACCTCGACCCCGCTGGGCGACGAGATCGAGCTGCGGGCGATCGAGCGGCTTCTGGGCGATGCTGCGGCCGGCATCTCGATGTCGTCCACCAAGTCTGCCGTCGGCCACCTTCTGGGCGCCGCCGGCGCGGTGGAAGCGATCTTCTCGGCGCTGGCGATCCGCGACAATGTGGCGCCCCCTACGCTCAATCTGGACGATCCGTCCGTGGAAACGAAGATCGATCTCGTACCGCACAGGAAGCGCGAGAAGCAGATCGACGTCGTGCTGTCGAATTCCTTCGGCTTCGGCGGCACGAACGCCTCGCTCGTCCTGCGCCGCGTCGAGGCGTAG
- the gmk gene encoding guanylate kinase, producing the protein MRPILDTESPIPIARRGLMLVISSPSGAGKSTIARNLLELDKRFSLSVSVTTRKRRASEIDGVHYHFIGHEEFERLRAGDALLEWAEVHGNFYGTPREAAEQAMREGRDMLFDIDWQGARQLVEQAKTDIVSIFILPPSMEELRARLLRRAEDSGDTIAMRMKNASVEIERWRDYEYVVVNDDLDRAFSAVLSIVNAERLRRDRRPGLFDFTAQLLEEAKTLQTS; encoded by the coding sequence ATGAGGCCGATCCTCGACACCGAATCCCCGATCCCCATCGCCCGCCGCGGGCTGATGCTGGTCATCTCCTCTCCGTCGGGCGCCGGCAAGTCGACGATCGCCCGCAATCTCCTGGAACTCGACAAGCGCTTCTCGCTCTCCGTCAGCGTGACCACGAGGAAGCGCCGCGCCAGCGAGATCGACGGCGTGCACTACCATTTCATCGGCCATGAGGAATTCGAGCGCCTGCGCGCGGGCGATGCGCTGCTGGAATGGGCCGAGGTGCACGGCAATTTCTACGGCACCCCGCGCGAGGCGGCCGAGCAGGCGATGCGCGAGGGGCGCGACATGCTTTTCGACATCGACTGGCAGGGAGCGCGCCAGCTTGTCGAGCAGGCCAAGACGGACATCGTTTCCATCTTCATCCTGCCGCCCTCCATGGAGGAGTTGAGGGCGCGCCTCCTGCGCCGGGCCGAGGATTCGGGCGACACGATCGCCATGCGCATGAAGAACGCCAGCGTCGAGATCGAGCGCTGGCGGGATTACGAATATGTCGTGGTCAATGACGACCTCGACCGCGCCTTCTCCGCCGTGCTTTCCATCGTGAATGCCGAGCGGCTGCGGCGCGACAGGCGGCCTGGCCTGTTCGACTTCACCGCGCAGTTGCTGGAAGAAGCCAAGACCCTGCAAACCTCCTAA
- the fabG gene encoding 3-oxoacyl-[acyl-carrier-protein] reductase → MFDLTGRKALVTGASGGIGEAIARTLHAAGATVGLHGTRREKLEELAGSLGERAVVLPADLSAREDQKELAARAEETLEGVDILVNNAGITRDGLFVRMSDEDWDKVIEVNLTAAFRLTRGLTHAMMRRRYGRIINITSIVGVTGNPGQTNYCAAKAGLIGFSKSLAQEIASRNVTVNCIAPGFIRSAMTDKLNEKQQGAIMGAIPMRRMGESQDIASAALFLASEEAGYVTGQTLHVNGGMAMI, encoded by the coding sequence ATGTTCGATCTGACCGGCCGCAAGGCCCTCGTCACCGGTGCCAGCGGCGGCATCGGCGAGGCGATCGCCCGCACGCTTCATGCGGCGGGCGCCACAGTTGGCCTGCACGGTACGCGCCGCGAGAAGCTGGAGGAGTTGGCCGGCTCGCTGGGTGAGCGCGCCGTGGTGCTTCCGGCCGACCTTTCCGCGCGCGAGGACCAGAAGGAACTCGCCGCCAGGGCAGAGGAGACGCTGGAGGGCGTCGATATCCTCGTCAACAATGCCGGTATAACCCGGGACGGCCTGTTCGTCCGCATGTCGGACGAGGACTGGGACAAGGTGATCGAGGTCAATCTCACGGCGGCTTTCCGGCTGACGCGCGGCTTGACCCACGCCATGATGCGCCGACGCTACGGGCGCATCATCAACATCACCTCCATCGTCGGCGTCACGGGCAATCCCGGCCAGACGAACTACTGTGCGGCCAAGGCGGGCCTGATCGGCTTCTCCAAGTCGCTTGCCCAGGAGATCGCCTCGCGCAACGTGACGGTCAACTGCATCGCGCCCGGCTTCATCCGCAGTGCCATGACCGACAAGCTCAACGAGAAGCAGCAGGGCGCCATCATGGGCGCGATCCCGATGCGCCGCATGGGCGAATCGCAGGACATCGCCTCGGCCGCCCTCTTCCTGGCATCCGAGGAGGCCGGCTACGTCACCGGTCAGACCCTGCACGTCAACGGCGGCATGGCGATGATCTGA
- a CDS encoding acyl carrier protein — MSDIAERVKKIVVEHLGVEQEKVTENASFIDDLGADSLDTVELVMAFEEEFGVEIPDDAAETILTVGDAVKFIEKNQA; from the coding sequence ATGAGCGACATCGCCGAGCGGGTGAAGAAGATCGTCGTCGAACATCTGGGCGTCGAACAGGAGAAGGTGACGGAGAACGCCAGCTTCATCGACGACCTTGGCGCGGACAGCCTCGACACGGTCGAGCTCGTCATGGCGTTCGAGGAAGAGTTCGGCGTCGAGATCCCCGATGATGCGGCCGAGACGATCCTCACGGTCGGCGACGCGGTCAAGTTCATCGAGAAGAACCAGGCCTGA
- a CDS encoding peptidylprolyl isomerase gives MRRLLAQTALMVLLATSGTILAAPPAAAQQSEVRAVVNREAITSYQISQRAAFLRLRRAPASNEAALNELIDEQLKKQEIRRRGINIPDSAVDDAYANFAAQNRLNASQLNQLLGQAGFSQAGMKDYIRTQMGWGQAVQMNIRQTEMISEQDAVQRMLQQGGDKPSTTEYTLQQVIFVVPEAERSRIMNQRTQEANALRQRFTNCPATYQFAQGLRDVTVRELGRVAQPELPPRWKDEVSSLSAGRTTRPQTTERGVEFIAVCSTRTISDDRAATLVFQARELEQLSQSEPDAEFLKQLRDRATIVRP, from the coding sequence ATGAGACGCCTTCTCGCTCAAACAGCCCTGATGGTCCTTCTGGCGACGTCCGGCACCATTCTCGCCGCCCCGCCGGCGGCGGCGCAGCAGTCCGAGGTTCGTGCGGTGGTCAACCGCGAGGCCATCACCAGCTATCAGATCTCCCAGCGCGCCGCGTTCCTGCGCCTTCGCCGCGCGCCGGCCTCCAACGAGGCGGCCCTGAACGAGCTGATCGACGAGCAGTTGAAGAAGCAGGAAATCCGGCGGCGCGGCATCAACATCCCCGACAGCGCGGTGGATGACGCCTATGCTAATTTTGCCGCGCAGAACCGCCTGAACGCCAGCCAGTTGAACCAGCTCCTGGGACAGGCCGGCTTCAGCCAGGCTGGCATGAAGGATTATATCCGCACCCAGATGGGCTGGGGGCAGGCCGTTCAGATGAACATCCGCCAGACCGAGATGATCAGCGAGCAGGATGCCGTGCAGCGGATGCTGCAACAGGGCGGCGACAAGCCCTCTACGACAGAATACACGCTGCAGCAGGTGATCTTCGTGGTGCCGGAGGCCGAGCGGTCTCGCATCATGAATCAGCGCACGCAGGAGGCCAACGCCCTGCGCCAGCGCTTCACCAACTGCCCGGCGACCTATCAGTTCGCGCAAGGGCTGCGCGACGTGACCGTGCGTGAGCTGGGCCGTGTCGCGCAGCCGGAACTGCCGCCCCGCTGGAAGGACGAGGTCTCCTCCCTCTCCGCCGGGCGGACCACGCGCCCGCAGACGACCGAACGCGGCGTCGAGTTCATCGCCGTCTGCTCCACCCGCACCATTTCGGACGACCGGGCGGCGACGCTGGTGTTCCAGGCGCGGGAGCTGGAGCAGCTCAGCCAGAGCGAGCCGGACGCCGAGTTCCTGAAGCAGCTACGGGACCGGGCCACCATCGTCCGGCCATGA
- the mltG gene encoding endolytic transglycosylase MltG: MLRQAGEGRKTEGNENVVDRTENGPARRGFFSRRPKDRRPSRGARNGFVIFLNFLFSLAVIGLLGGAAVLYWGKAQFERPGPLTQEATFMVPRGGGLASISAGLEREGIIASAEIFQAGVRVSGAGSGLRAGEYAFEPGVSMRSVMDALVAGRSIQHAVTVPEGWTVDRVWERLAANDALAGDLPEKPAEGTILPDTYVFTRGATRADIVRQMTEAHASVVEEIWAGRDEGLPIDTIEEFVTLASIVERETGVAEERPHVASVFINRLRDGMRLQSDPTFIYGIWGGAGKPPGEPLRRSHIQSDTPYNTYVINGLPPGPIANPGRASLEAVAHPLDTNDYYFVADGTGGHAFAQTLDQHNANVRAYRALMAERAASAEVQAEAEEDATLVE, from the coding sequence ATGCTTCGGCAGGCTGGCGAAGGGCGGAAGACGGAGGGGAACGAGAACGTGGTGGATCGAACCGAAAACGGCCCCGCGCGGCGCGGGTTCTTCTCTCGCCGGCCGAAGGACAGACGGCCCTCGCGCGGCGCCCGGAACGGCTTCGTCATCTTCCTCAATTTCCTGTTCAGCCTCGCGGTCATCGGCCTTCTGGGCGGTGCGGCGGTGCTTTATTGGGGCAAGGCGCAGTTCGAGCGCCCCGGCCCACTCACCCAGGAAGCCACCTTCATGGTGCCCAGGGGCGGGGGGCTCGCCAGCATTTCGGCCGGCCTCGAGCGTGAGGGGATCATCGCCAGCGCGGAGATCTTCCAGGCGGGGGTGCGCGTATCCGGCGCCGGCAGCGGCCTGCGCGCCGGTGAGTACGCGTTCGAGCCCGGCGTCTCGATGCGCTCGGTCATGGATGCGCTGGTCGCCGGCCGCTCCATCCAGCACGCCGTGACCGTTCCCGAGGGCTGGACGGTGGACCGGGTGTGGGAAAGACTGGCGGCCAACGACGCCTTGGCCGGCGACTTGCCGGAAAAGCCGGCCGAAGGCACCATCCTGCCCGACACATACGTCTTCACGCGCGGCGCCACGCGCGCCGACATCGTTCGCCAGATGACCGAGGCTCACGCGTCCGTGGTCGAGGAGATCTGGGCCGGGCGCGACGAGGGCCTGCCCATCGACACGATCGAGGAGTTCGTCACCCTCGCTTCCATCGTCGAGCGAGAGACCGGCGTGGCGGAGGAGCGGCCCCATGTCGCCTCCGTCTTCATCAATCGCCTACGCGACGGAATGCGCCTGCAATCCGACCCGACCTTCATCTACGGCATCTGGGGCGGAGCCGGAAAGCCGCCGGGCGAGCCGCTGCGCCGCTCGCACATCCAGAGCGACACGCCCTACAACACCTATGTGATCAACGGCCTGCCGCCCGGCCCGATCGCCAATCCCGGCCGCGCCTCGCTGGAAGCGGTGGCTCATCCGCTGGATACGAACGACTATTACTTCGTGGCGGACGGCACCGGCGGGCACGCCTTCGCCCAGACGCTGGACCAGCACAACGCCAATGTGCGGGCCTATCGCGCCCTGATGGCCGAGCGCGCGGCGAGCGCCGAGGTGCAGGCCGAGGCCGAGGAAGACGCGACGTTGGTCGAGTGA
- a CDS encoding YicC/YloC family endoribonuclease, translating into MPVASMTGFARTEGEAAGAALVWELRSVNGKGLDLRLRLPPGFDALEPEIRRLAAARLSRGNLQISLQLRGASAPGSIAVNEDVLARFVALADELVRGGHAVQPSADGLLALRGVIESGESASATAPEEPLRQAALHAFGGALDALVAARAAEGARLAEALGLRLDEMEALASAAEADPSRSAGAIAERLRAQVGALLSAGTPVDEARLAQEAAILATKADIREELDRLSAHIAAARALLAAEGPVGRKLDFLSQEFNRESNTICSKSNSSSLTRTGLELKVVIDQFREQVQNIE; encoded by the coding sequence ATGCCCGTGGCCAGCATGACGGGCTTTGCCCGCACGGAAGGCGAGGCTGCCGGCGCTGCGCTGGTGTGGGAGCTGCGCTCCGTGAACGGCAAGGGGCTGGACCTGCGCCTGCGCCTGCCGCCCGGCTTCGATGCGCTGGAGCCGGAGATCAGGCGTCTGGCCGCTGCGCGGCTTTCGCGCGGCAATCTTCAGATCTCGCTCCAGCTGCGCGGAGCCAGCGCGCCCGGCTCCATCGCCGTCAACGAGGACGTGCTGGCGCGCTTCGTGGCCCTGGCTGACGAGCTGGTGCGCGGTGGCCATGCGGTGCAGCCGAGCGCCGATGGCCTCCTGGCCCTCAGGGGCGTGATCGAGAGCGGCGAAAGCGCGAGCGCCACCGCGCCGGAGGAGCCGTTGCGGCAGGCTGCCCTCCATGCCTTCGGCGGGGCGCTGGATGCCCTGGTGGCCGCGCGCGCGGCAGAAGGAGCGCGGCTGGCCGAAGCTCTCGGTCTGCGGCTGGACGAGATGGAAGCGCTGGCGAGCGCGGCCGAGGCCGACCCGTCGCGCAGCGCGGGCGCCATCGCCGAGCGCCTTCGCGCGCAGGTCGGCGCGCTCCTGTCGGCCGGTACGCCGGTGGACGAAGCGCGCCTTGCGCAGGAGGCGGCGATCCTGGCCACGAAGGCCGACATTCGCGAGGAACTGGATCGCCTCTCTGCCCATATCGCGGCCGCGCGCGCGCTTCTGGCGGCCGAGGGCCCGGTCGGGCGCAAGCTCGATTTCCTGTCGCAGGAATTCAATCGCGAATCGAACACGATTTGTTCTAAATCGAACTCGTCGTCGCTCACCCGCACCGGGTTGGAGCTCAAGGTCGTGATCGATCAGTTCAGGGAACAGGTACAGAATATCGAATGA
- the rsmA gene encoding 16S rRNA (adenine(1518)-N(6)/adenine(1519)-N(6))-dimethyltransferase RsmA, with protein sequence MSLDTLPPLREVLAQHGLDPKKALGQNFLLDLNLTGKIARQALPLEGETVVEIGPGPGGLTRALLAHGASRVVAVEKDPRCLSALADISAHYPGRLEVVEADALKVDLAALAGGPFKVVANLPYNVGTQILLDLVAAPSWPPLWSELVLMFQKEVAQRIVALENDPHFGRLGVLCGWRTEAHILFDVPPAAFTPPPKVTSSVVRLVPRPAPLPAELATLEKVTAAAFGQRRKMLRQSLKSLGGEALLGRAGIDPQRRAETLSVPEFVSLANLL encoded by the coding sequence GTGAGCCTCGACACGCTGCCGCCGCTGCGCGAGGTGCTAGCCCAGCACGGGCTCGATCCGAAGAAGGCGCTGGGGCAGAATTTCCTGCTCGACCTGAACCTCACGGGAAAGATCGCGCGGCAAGCCCTGCCTCTGGAGGGCGAGACGGTTGTCGAGATCGGCCCCGGCCCCGGCGGGCTGACGCGCGCGCTGCTTGCCCACGGCGCATCGCGCGTCGTGGCGGTGGAGAAGGATCCGCGCTGCCTTTCCGCACTGGCCGACATCTCGGCTCACTATCCCGGACGGCTGGAAGTGGTGGAGGCCGACGCGTTGAAGGTGGACCTGGCAGCCCTCGCCGGCGGGCCCTTCAAGGTGGTGGCGAACCTTCCCTACAATGTCGGCACGCAGATCCTGCTCGATCTCGTCGCGGCGCCGTCATGGCCGCCGCTTTGGAGCGAATTGGTCCTGATGTTCCAGAAGGAGGTCGCGCAGCGCATCGTCGCCCTGGAGAACGACCCGCATTTCGGCAGGCTCGGCGTGCTGTGCGGCTGGCGGACGGAGGCGCACATCCTGTTCGACGTTCCGCCGGCCGCCTTCACGCCGCCGCCCAAGGTCACTTCATCTGTCGTGCGCCTCGTGCCCCGGCCCGCCCCATTGCCCGCCGAGCTGGCGACCTTGGAGAAAGTGACGGCGGCCGCCTTCGGGCAACGGCGCAAGATGCTGCGGCAGAGCCTGAAGAGCCTGGGCGGAGAAGCGCTGCTCGGCCGCGCCGGCATCGACCCGCAACGGCGCGCGGAGACGCTTTCCGTGCCCGAATTCGTGAGCCTTGCGAACCTCCTTTAG